One Maribacter cobaltidurans genomic window carries:
- a CDS encoding DUF4252 domain-containing protein: MKKLLIICVMALAPFVSKAQDIFDKYEDNDKVTFVAMQPKMFQMLGKMSVNSDDPEAKEFFELVNSITSFKVITTDDASISKDVNSWVSNRLKSSSFEELMRVRDGDSNVKFYVKEGKDDDHVKELLMFVTGIKEMDIDINGRKLETVLLSLTGDINLRSVSKLTDKMDLPGGDQLGKASKKSN, encoded by the coding sequence ATGAAAAAGCTATTAATTATATGTGTCATGGCCCTAGCGCCCTTTGTATCCAAAGCACAGGATATTTTTGACAAGTACGAGGACAACGATAAGGTAACTTTTGTGGCCATGCAGCCCAAAATGTTCCAAATGTTAGGAAAAATGAGTGTGAACTCAGATGATCCGGAAGCCAAGGAGTTCTTTGAATTGGTAAATTCCATTACCAGCTTTAAAGTTATCACTACCGATGATGCTTCAATATCCAAGGACGTGAACAGTTGGGTATCCAATAGATTAAAAAGTTCTTCTTTTGAAGAATTAATGAGGGTAAGGGACGGTGATAGCAATGTGAAGTTCTATGTAAAGGAAGGAAAAGACGACGACCACGTAAAGGAGCTATTGATGTTCGTTACCGGAATTAAAGAAATGGATATAGACATCAACGGTAGAAAATTGGAAACAGTTTTACTTTCTCTTACGGGAGACATTAATTTAAGATCGGTCTCAAAACTTACCGATAAAATGGACTTACCAGGTGGAGATCAACTTGGTAAGGCAAGCAAAAAAAGTAATTAA
- a CDS encoding DUF4252 domain-containing protein encodes MRKLAVVLLAAVLPSIGFSQSIFDKYEDMDNVGSVIVNKGMIDLVSKIGEFDDDEETREFVEVAKGLQGVKVFMTEDEGVSMDMSKTVKQYLKSSKLEELMRVKDKDVNVKFYVRNGRNKDHVTELLMFVSGMENVEIGHNGRKLETVLVSLTGDIDLNKIGSITNKMDLPKDLKKAGGSR; translated from the coding sequence ATGAGAAAATTAGCAGTAGTATTATTAGCAGCCGTTTTACCTTCAATAGGCTTTTCACAGTCCATCTTTGACAAGTATGAGGATATGGACAATGTGGGGTCCGTAATCGTAAACAAAGGAATGATAGACTTGGTTTCCAAAATAGGGGAATTTGATGATGACGAGGAAACAAGAGAGTTTGTTGAGGTAGCCAAAGGTCTACAAGGCGTAAAAGTATTTATGACCGAGGACGAAGGGGTATCCATGGATATGTCCAAAACTGTAAAGCAATACCTAAAGAGTTCAAAATTGGAGGAACTGATGAGGGTAAAGGACAAGGACGTCAATGTGAAATTTTATGTTAGAAACGGCAGGAATAAGGATCATGTAACGGAATTACTAATGTTCGTTTCGGGTATGGAAAATGTTGAAATTGGACATAACGGGCGCAAACTAGAAACCGTATTGGTAAGTTTAACAGGAGATATAGACCTGAATAAGATTGGCTCTATAACCAATAAAATGGACCTTCCAAAAGACTTGAAGAAAGCAGGCGGAAGTAGATAA
- a CDS encoding DUF4252 domain-containing protein produces the protein MKLNSLAILLVLVLSACSSKQSLQEYYIDNTENPNFLHLDVPTSILNLEEVDLTEVQRTALSSLRKLNILAFKKTEENTPEYKVQKQQVKTILSNDNYSELIKMNTEFGRATVKYLGDDDAIDEVIIYGDNDDKGFAIIRVLGDDMNPAHFVQLLQAIQKSNFKGEGLGELGDFLKG, from the coding sequence ATGAAACTAAATAGTTTAGCAATCTTACTTGTACTTGTTTTAAGTGCCTGTTCTTCCAAACAGAGTTTACAGGAGTATTATATCGATAATACGGAGAATCCAAATTTCCTACATTTAGATGTGCCGACAAGCATATTGAATCTGGAAGAGGTAGATCTTACAGAAGTCCAAAGGACAGCTTTGTCATCCTTGAGAAAGTTAAACATTCTTGCTTTTAAAAAGACCGAGGAAAACACTCCGGAGTATAAAGTTCAAAAGCAGCAGGTAAAGACAATTCTTTCCAATGACAATTATTCGGAACTAATAAAAATGAATACGGAATTTGGCCGTGCTACCGTTAAATATTTGGGCGATGATGACGCTATAGATGAGGTAATCATCTATGGGGACAATGACGATAAAGGATTCGCCATAATTCGTGTCCTGGGTGATGATATGAACCCCGCTCATTTTGTTCAGCTATTGCAGGCCATTCAAAAATCAAACTTTAAAGGGGAAGGTCTTGGTGAACTCGGAGATTTTCTTAAAGGTTAA
- a CDS encoding mechanosensitive ion channel family protein, translated as MENLSMDAIMGYIETYGVPILTAILTYIIGSWIIKKIIKALRKVMAKGTYDESLQKFLMNLISWALKIFLVLLVISQLGVDVTTFAAVIAAAGLAVGLALQGSLSNFAGGVLIMIFKPYKIGDLIEAQGVLGSVKEIEIFTTKLITPQNKLAIVPNGAMANGNIINFTAEGKMRVDTVVGVDYGSDIKKTKEVLLEMLKANPKVLQDPAPSVNVEELADSSVNLAVRPYCKPEDYWDVYFGTIEGTKEALDKAGIEIPYPHEVQINK; from the coding sequence ATGGAAAATTTATCTATGGATGCTATCATGGGTTATATAGAGACTTATGGAGTTCCAATTTTAACTGCAATCTTAACGTACATTATTGGATCGTGGATAATTAAAAAAATAATCAAGGCCTTAAGAAAGGTAATGGCCAAGGGTACCTACGACGAGTCCCTCCAAAAGTTCCTAATGAATTTGATTTCTTGGGCACTAAAGATATTTTTAGTCCTATTGGTTATTTCCCAATTAGGAGTAGACGTTACTACATTTGCTGCGGTAATCGCAGCTGCCGGTTTGGCCGTTGGCCTGGCCTTACAGGGATCCTTATCCAATTTTGCGGGAGGGGTTCTTATTATGATTTTTAAACCTTATAAAATAGGGGATCTTATTGAGGCACAAGGTGTTTTGGGTTCCGTGAAGGAAATTGAAATATTTACCACAAAACTTATAACACCTCAAAATAAGTTGGCAATCGTTCCAAATGGGGCTATGGCCAATGGGAATATCATCAACTTTACCGCCGAAGGTAAAATGCGTGTGGACACTGTAGTTGGGGTCGATTATGGTTCCGATATTAAAAAGACCAAAGAAGTCTTGTTGGAAATGCTAAAAGCAAACCCGAAGGTTTTACAAGATCCGGCACCTTCCGTAAATGTTGAGGAATTGGCAGATAGTTCTGTAAATCTCGCGGTAAGGCCATATTGCAAACCAGAGGATTATTGGGATGTCTATTTTGGTACTATCGAAGGCACTAAAGAAGCTCTGGATAAAGCAGGAATAGAGATTCCGTATCCGCACGAAGTACAGATTAACAAATAA
- the purB gene encoding adenylosuccinate lyase, with protein MALNALNAISPIDGRYRNKAEPLAAYFSEEALIKYRVRVEIEYFIALCEIPLPQLSSFDTSKFTVLRNIYLNFDEQDALEIKEIEKTTNHDVKAVEYFIKKAFDKLGISEHKEFIHFGLTSQDINNTAIPLSIKEAMNDVYVPEYFNVLKKLEDLAEEWKDIPMLARTHGQPASPTRLGKEIEVFVVRLKEQFNLLNDIPSAAKFGGATGNYNAHKVAYPNIDWKAFGEKFVQEKLGLHHSFPTTQIEHYDHMAALFDTLKRINTIILDLDRDFWTYVSMDYFKQKIKAGEVGSSAMPHKVNPIDFENSEGNLGIANALFEHLSAKLPVSRLQRDLTDSTVLRNVGVPFAHTIIAFLSTLKGLNKLLLNKEKFEQDLENNWAVVAEAIQTILRREGYPNPYEALKGLTRTNERINQQSIASFIETLDVSGEIKQELKQITPSNYTGV; from the coding sequence ATGGCCCTAAATGCATTGAATGCCATCTCCCCTATAGATGGTCGATACAGAAACAAAGCTGAACCCTTAGCTGCTTATTTTTCCGAGGAAGCTTTAATAAAATATAGGGTTCGGGTCGAAATAGAATATTTTATTGCACTTTGTGAAATTCCTTTACCTCAGCTTTCTTCTTTCGATACATCAAAGTTTACAGTCCTTCGGAATATTTACCTGAATTTTGATGAGCAGGATGCGTTGGAAATAAAGGAAATTGAAAAAACCACCAACCATGATGTCAAAGCGGTGGAATATTTCATCAAAAAAGCATTTGATAAACTTGGCATCTCTGAGCATAAAGAGTTTATTCACTTTGGTCTTACCTCACAGGACATAAACAACACCGCTATTCCGCTCTCCATAAAAGAAGCCATGAACGATGTGTACGTTCCCGAATATTTCAATGTCCTAAAAAAGTTGGAAGACTTGGCCGAAGAATGGAAAGATATCCCAATGTTGGCCAGAACACATGGCCAACCTGCCTCACCTACCCGATTAGGTAAAGAAATTGAGGTTTTTGTGGTAAGACTCAAGGAACAGTTCAACCTGTTGAACGATATTCCCAGTGCTGCTAAATTTGGCGGTGCCACGGGCAATTACAATGCGCATAAAGTTGCCTATCCAAACATAGACTGGAAAGCATTCGGTGAAAAATTCGTTCAAGAAAAGTTGGGGCTCCATCATTCTTTCCCCACCACACAGATCGAACACTACGACCATATGGCCGCATTGTTCGATACCTTAAAGCGCATCAATACCATAATCCTGGATTTGGACAGAGACTTTTGGACCTACGTTTCCATGGATTATTTCAAGCAAAAAATAAAAGCTGGGGAAGTAGGTTCCTCTGCCATGCCCCATAAAGTAAATCCAATTGACTTTGAGAACTCCGAAGGTAATCTGGGCATTGCAAATGCACTTTTTGAACATTTATCCGCCAAACTACCGGTATCCAGATTACAGCGTGATTTAACGGATAGTACCGTTCTCAGAAATGTGGGTGTACCCTTTGCACATACGATAATAGCTTTTCTTTCAACACTCAAAGGCCTTAATAAATTGTTATTGAACAAAGAGAAATTTGAGCAGGACCTGGAAAACAACTGGGCCGTTGTAGCCGAGGCGATTCAAACAATTTTAAGAAGGGAAGGATATCCCAATCCATATGAAGCTTTAAAGGGACTTACCAGGACCAATGAAAGAATAAATCAACAATCCATAGCTTCCTTTATTGAAACTTTGGATGTGTCCGGCGAAATAAAACAGGAATTAAAACAAATTACCCCAAGCAATTACACTGGGGTTTAA
- a CDS encoding adenylosuccinate lyase, whose amino-acid sequence MTKSDLYKALNYVDSSRKKRSEMAEVVLSNEDLIPSLIEIIHLEEDPISCKASWILEFAFKKRSSILYPYLDNFTKIITKVNLDSSVRPLAKICELLVQSYFSKKPSEGQKYIKESHLNTITTACFDWLIGEHKVAAKAYSMTSLFLLGQKFGWIHPELKMILEQNYPKGSAAYKARARMVLKKLN is encoded by the coding sequence ATGACTAAAAGTGATTTATACAAAGCGTTAAATTATGTAGATAGTTCCCGTAAAAAAAGATCGGAAATGGCAGAGGTTGTCCTATCCAATGAAGATTTAATACCTTCTTTAATTGAAATAATACATCTTGAAGAAGACCCTATTTCCTGTAAAGCTAGCTGGATCCTAGAATTTGCATTTAAAAAACGTAGTTCCATACTTTATCCTTATTTGGACAATTTTACAAAAATAATTACTAAAGTCAATTTAGATTCCTCTGTTCGTCCCCTGGCCAAAATTTGCGAACTTCTAGTACAATCCTATTTTTCCAAAAAGCCCAGTGAAGGTCAAAAATATATCAAAGAAAGTCACCTGAATACAATAACTACTGCATGCTTTGATTGGCTGATTGGAGAACATAAGGTGGCAGCCAAGGCTTATTCCATGACAAGTTTATTTTTATTGGGGCAAAAGTTTGGATGGATACATCCCGAATTGAAAATGATATTGGAACAAAATTATCCGAAGGGAAGTGCCGCTTATAAGGCCAGGGCCAGAATGGTTCTTAAAAAATTAAATTGA
- a CDS encoding heme-binding domain-containing protein → MKTLKKVMIGLLVIFIATQFYRPEKNISKENHTAAFMEETNPPNEVKAILKNACFDCHSNNTVYPWYNNIAPVSFWLADHVEEGKSELNFSEWSSYSDKKKDHKLEELYEETEKRAMPLKEYTWTHHEARLTQDQIDAVVKWAKDTRSLYQLGNQPK, encoded by the coding sequence ATGAAAACTCTTAAAAAAGTAATGATAGGTCTTTTGGTAATCTTCATAGCCACTCAATTTTACAGGCCGGAAAAGAATATTTCAAAGGAAAACCATACCGCTGCATTTATGGAGGAAACCAATCCGCCAAACGAGGTGAAAGCCATTCTGAAAAATGCCTGCTTTGATTGTCATAGCAATAATACGGTATATCCGTGGTACAACAACATTGCACCCGTTTCTTTCTGGTTGGCAGATCATGTAGAGGAAGGTAAATCCGAATTGAATTTTTCCGAATGGTCAAGTTATTCGGATAAAAAAAAGGACCATAAGCTGGAGGAGCTTTATGAAGAAACCGAAAAGAGGGCAATGCCACTTAAGGAATACACCTGGACACACCATGAGGCAAGGCTTACACAAGATCAAATTGATGCCGTAGTGAAATGGGCCAAAGATACTAGGTCGCTTTATCAATTAGGGAATCAACCAAAATAG
- a CDS encoding SIR2 family NAD-dependent protein deacylase, translating into MKNIVVLTGAGMSAESGLKTFRDADGLWEGHDVMEVASPEAFERNPELVLEFYNQRRRQLLTVEPNDAHRALAKLEEHYRVQIVTQNVDDLHERAGSNHVLHLHGELLKARSVGNESTISIRREDILLGDLCEKGYQLRPHIVWFGEPVPMLDRAINITQNADILIIIGTSMQVYPAASLINFINDGTPIYFIDPRPSIQEGRIQNLKIIPKTAVEGVPILVDSLIDKAT; encoded by the coding sequence ATGAAGAACATTGTGGTATTGACGGGTGCAGGGATGAGTGCCGAAAGTGGATTAAAAACCTTTAGGGATGCAGATGGATTATGGGAAGGACATGATGTTATGGAAGTAGCCAGCCCTGAGGCTTTTGAACGAAATCCCGAACTGGTTCTGGAATTTTATAATCAGCGTAGAAGACAATTATTGACCGTTGAACCCAATGATGCCCATAGGGCTTTGGCAAAATTAGAAGAGCATTACCGCGTACAAATTGTCACCCAAAATGTGGACGACCTGCATGAAAGGGCAGGAAGTAACCATGTTTTGCACCTACATGGAGAACTTTTAAAGGCAAGGAGTGTTGGCAACGAATCAACTATCAGCATACGCAGGGAAGATATTTTACTAGGAGATCTTTGCGAAAAAGGATATCAGCTAAGACCACACATTGTTTGGTTCGGGGAACCGGTTCCCATGTTGGACAGGGCCATTAACATCACTCAAAATGCCGATATTTTAATTATTATTGGAACCTCCATGCAAGTATATCCGGCGGCTAGCCTCATCAATTTTATCAATGATGGCACTCCCATTTATTTTATTGACCCTAGACCTTCCATTCAAGAAGGTCGCATTCAAAACCTCAAGATAATCCCCAAAACAGCTGTAGAAGGTGTTCCTATTTTGGTTGATTCCCTAATTGATAAAGCGACCTAG
- a CDS encoding TrmH family RNA methyltransferase — protein sequence MGGMELLNYLENFISEERRERFISILENRTNFITVAIEDVYQMHNTSAVIRSCESFGVQKAHLIEGRFGKRLDKKIAMGAQQWVDLHRYSYSSEAISKLRNQGYKIVATSPHADSSLLIDFQMDSPIALFFGTEKEGLSKEVMDKADMFLKIPMVGFTESLNISVSAAIILQDLTTKLRNSNLPWRLSDEEILEKRLDWTKKSIKSIEEILIRFNLQK from the coding sequence ATGGGAGGAATGGAACTTTTAAATTATTTGGAAAATTTTATTTCCGAAGAAAGAAGGGAGCGATTTATATCGATTTTGGAAAACCGAACAAACTTTATTACGGTTGCTATCGAGGATGTATATCAAATGCACAATACCAGTGCCGTAATTCGCAGTTGTGAATCTTTTGGGGTTCAGAAAGCACACCTTATAGAAGGTAGGTTTGGTAAGCGTTTGGATAAAAAAATTGCCATGGGTGCACAGCAATGGGTTGATTTACATAGGTATTCCTATTCTTCGGAGGCCATTTCCAAATTAAGAAATCAAGGGTATAAAATCGTAGCGACCAGTCCACATGCAGATAGTTCACTTTTGATCGATTTTCAAATGGATTCCCCTATTGCCCTGTTCTTTGGTACCGAAAAGGAAGGTCTAAGTAAGGAGGTCATGGATAAGGCGGATATGTTCCTGAAAATACCCATGGTTGGTTTTACCGAAAGTCTTAATATTTCAGTTTCAGCAGCGATAATTCTGCAAGATTTGACCACAAAGCTTAGGAACAGCAATTTGCCTTGGCGGTTGTCCGACGAAGAAATCCTTGAAAAAAGATTGGATTGGACCAAAAAATCAATAAAGAGTATCGAGGAAATTCTGATAAGATTTAACCTGCAAAAGTAG
- a CDS encoding SRPBCC family protein yields the protein MTTVIYILAAIIVLIIFLAVIAPKTYDVSRSIEINSSKEKIWPYLKFLEKQREWSPWSKKDPDMNTKLTGTDGEVGAVSYWNGNKEVGEGEQEITKIVEGERAEGELRFFKPMKSESDCYLVLEENTPEKSKVTWGFQGKSAFPFSIMLLFMSMDKMVGKDFEEGLQMLKTKMES from the coding sequence ATGACGACTGTAATTTATATCCTGGCCGCCATTATAGTCCTTATCATTTTTCTTGCGGTAATTGCACCAAAAACCTATGATGTTTCAAGAAGTATTGAAATCAATAGTTCGAAAGAAAAAATTTGGCCCTATCTAAAGTTTTTGGAAAAACAACGGGAATGGTCACCATGGTCCAAAAAAGACCCTGATATGAATACCAAACTTACCGGTACCGATGGGGAAGTTGGAGCTGTTAGTTATTGGAACGGAAACAAGGAAGTAGGGGAAGGCGAACAGGAAATTACCAAGATAGTGGAGGGGGAGAGAGCCGAAGGTGAACTAAGATTTTTCAAACCTATGAAATCGGAATCCGATTGTTACCTTGTTCTTGAGGAAAACACCCCTGAAAAAAGTAAGGTTACTTGGGGCTTTCAGGGTAAAAGTGCATTCCCCTTTAGTATAATGCTGCTTTTCATGAGTATGGATAAAATGGTGGGAAAGGATTTTGAAGAGGGACTACAGATGTTAAAGACCAAAATGGAAAGCTAG
- a CDS encoding metallophosphoesterase yields the protein MRRRTFFKRLLTSVLGLGGLMALDAFWFEKYIIQWTDFDLSNGNEEKIKLVQLTDLHLRDLHSGLISVAEKVDELKPDVILFTGDTITRKTRLDLLDEYLNHFDDSIPKIFIYGNKEHSGHVPIDEFKQLVNKHGGILLINESYRLRKGNRTLQFLGIDDFIGGNADFVHAISTIDDENIDTIVLNHCPEYSDTIAQLNASFKINLKCILSGHTHGGQITFFGKELYKPGGSGRYLKGWYKTGDIPMYVSKGIGTTILPIRFWARAEASVFLV from the coding sequence ATGAGGAGAAGGACGTTTTTCAAAAGACTGCTTACATCTGTTTTAGGTTTGGGAGGTCTGATGGCATTGGACGCTTTTTGGTTTGAAAAATACATCATCCAGTGGACGGATTTTGACCTTTCAAATGGCAACGAAGAAAAAATCAAATTGGTACAGCTTACGGATTTACATCTAAGAGATTTGCACTCGGGTCTTATCTCTGTAGCGGAAAAAGTAGATGAACTAAAACCAGATGTCATTCTATTTACGGGAGATACCATTACGAGAAAAACACGTTTGGACCTGTTGGATGAATATTTAAACCACTTTGATGACTCCATACCTAAAATCTTCATCTACGGCAACAAAGAACACAGTGGTCATGTACCCATTGATGAATTCAAACAGCTTGTTAATAAACACGGCGGAATTCTATTGATTAATGAAAGTTATAGATTAAGAAAAGGAAATAGGACTTTACAGTTTTTGGGAATCGATGATTTCATAGGTGGTAATGCGGACTTTGTACATGCCATATCAACAATCGATGATGAAAATATCGACACCATAGTTTTGAATCATTGTCCGGAATACAGTGATACTATTGCACAGCTAAACGCCTCATTCAAAATCAATTTAAAATGCATCCTGTCCGGACACACCCATGGCGGTCAGATTACATTTTTTGGAAAGGAGCTTTATAAACCCGGTGGGAGCGGCAGGTACCTCAAAGGATGGTACAAAACGGGTGACATTCCCATGTATGTGTCAAAAGGAATCGGGACCACCATTTTACCCATTAGGTTTTGGGCACGGGCAGAAGCATCCGTTTTCCTTGTATAA
- a CDS encoding alpha-amylase family glycosyl hydrolase, producing the protein MKYTCFALAFLLLSLLSCKRETKQETLEPKVTNNSISSKELPFAWEGANIYFLLTDRFNNANPDNDVNFNRDNPTGKLRGFMGGDIQGISEKIMDGYFDELGINAIWFTPVVEQIHGDTDEGTGNSYGYHGYWAKDWTALDPNFGTKEDLANLVKTAHQHGIRILMDVVLNHTGPVTEEDPVWPEEWVITEPICEFTNYENTTHCTLVRNLPDVITDSDEPVELPDHLLAKWKKEGRLSTELDELQLFFERTGYPRAPRFYIIKWLTDYIHELGIDGFRVDTVKHVNENAWAELQKEASYAFETWKRKHPNDILDDTPFYMVGEVYGYGISGGREYDFGDKKVDYFDNGFKSLINFELKNDASKEYDSIFSKYSKLLRTKLKGKSVLNYLTSHDDGSPFDKDRNEPKRAANVLLLTPGASQIYYGDETARSLVIDSTQGDATLRSFMNWEDLDKEATKDILEHWRKLGQFRRKHLAIGAGRHRRLAKSPYTFGRTYMNGDIKDKVVIALDLPEGKKSIWVKGFFGDGTKLFDAYSQTEVTVQNGKIVLDNDHDIALLELKEL; encoded by the coding sequence ATGAAATATACATGTTTTGCTTTAGCCTTTTTATTGCTATCCCTACTATCTTGTAAGAGGGAAACCAAGCAAGAAACCCTTGAACCGAAAGTAACCAACAATAGTATTTCCAGTAAAGAATTACCCTTTGCTTGGGAAGGGGCCAACATTTACTTTTTGTTAACCGATAGGTTCAATAATGCAAATCCTGATAACGATGTTAATTTCAATAGGGACAACCCAACTGGAAAATTAAGGGGTTTCATGGGCGGTGATATTCAAGGCATTTCAGAAAAAATAATGGACGGATATTTTGATGAATTGGGTATTAATGCCATTTGGTTCACCCCAGTCGTGGAGCAAATTCATGGCGATACGGATGAGGGTACCGGAAACAGTTATGGTTATCATGGATATTGGGCGAAGGACTGGACGGCCCTAGACCCTAATTTTGGAACAAAAGAGGATTTGGCCAATTTGGTGAAGACGGCACACCAACATGGAATTAGGATTTTGATGGACGTAGTGCTCAACCACACCGGCCCCGTAACGGAAGAAGACCCTGTCTGGCCAGAGGAATGGGTGATTACGGAACCTATTTGTGAATTTACCAATTATGAAAATACGACCCACTGCACCTTGGTACGTAATCTTCCGGACGTTATCACCGATTCTGATGAGCCTGTGGAATTACCCGACCATTTATTGGCCAAATGGAAAAAAGAGGGAAGGTTAAGCACCGAGTTGGACGAGCTTCAGTTATTTTTCGAAAGGACAGGGTATCCCAGAGCACCAAGGTTTTATATAATAAAATGGCTTACGGATTATATTCATGAGCTGGGCATCGATGGTTTTAGGGTAGACACTGTAAAGCACGTGAACGAAAATGCCTGGGCAGAGCTGCAGAAGGAAGCATCGTATGCCTTTGAGACCTGGAAAAGAAAACATCCTAACGACATTCTAGACGATACCCCTTTTTATATGGTAGGCGAAGTGTATGGGTATGGTATTTCAGGTGGAAGGGAATACGATTTTGGAGACAAAAAAGTGGACTATTTCGACAATGGTTTCAAAAGCCTCATCAATTTTGAATTAAAGAATGATGCATCCAAGGAGTATGATTCCATTTTTTCAAAATATAGCAAACTTTTAAGAACTAAATTAAAGGGTAAAAGCGTACTTAACTATCTAACATCTCATGACGATGGAAGTCCGTTTGACAAGGATAGAAACGAACCTAAAAGAGCGGCCAACGTGCTCTTACTCACGCCAGGCGCCTCTCAAATTTATTACGGTGATGAAACGGCCAGGAGTTTGGTTATAGACAGCACCCAGGGTGATGCGACCTTGCGTTCGTTCATGAACTGGGAGGATTTGGATAAGGAGGCGACCAAAGATATCTTGGAACACTGGAGAAAATTAGGGCAGTTTAGAAGAAAACACCTAGCCATTGGAGCTGGTAGACATAGGAGATTGGCAAAATCCCCATACACTTTTGGCAGAACGTACATGAACGGGGATATTAAGGATAAGGTGGTCATTGCCTTGGACTTGCCAGAGGGTAAAAAATCTATATGGGTAAAAGGTTTTTTTGGTGATGGCACAAAACTGTTCGATGCCTACTCCCAAACGGAGGTTACCGTACAAAATGGAAAAATAGTTTTGGACAATGACCATGACATAGCACTGCTGGAATTGAAGGAGCTTTAG
- a CDS encoding carboxypeptidase-like regulatory domain-containing protein, giving the protein MRIFIVGVFCLFSLLGWAQDDSGLETIKAVVKNAQTGTPMESVHVVNLNQVVGTITNDNGEFAISAAVNDTLYFSYLGFKSQKVRVTNDMFKFENTEISLTELAYALEEVIVRPYQLTGYLEIDVKNLPINNAYQYSISGLSVGYEGGNKNPSAVTKVLGAILNPADLLRNLFGKRPNQMRKLRQMKEDDQIRDLLASKFDRETLMELLQLDKMDIQDILNNCNYSQSFITTANDLQILDAISSCYEEFKVLNRKK; this is encoded by the coding sequence ATGCGCATTTTTATTGTCGGGGTATTTTGTCTTTTCAGCCTTTTGGGCTGGGCACAAGATGATTCTGGACTTGAAACAATCAAAGCGGTCGTAAAAAACGCACAAACCGGTACTCCCATGGAAAGTGTGCATGTGGTCAACCTTAATCAGGTAGTGGGCACCATCACCAATGATAACGGGGAATTTGCGATTTCCGCTGCGGTCAATGATACCCTATACTTCTCTTATTTAGGTTTTAAATCTCAAAAGGTGAGGGTAACGAACGATATGTTCAAGTTTGAGAATACGGAAATTTCCCTAACAGAATTGGCCTATGCCCTAGAAGAAGTCATTGTAAGACCTTACCAATTGACGGGTTATTTGGAAATCGATGTAAAAAACCTACCAATCAATAATGCATATCAATATAGCATATCCGGTCTTTCCGTGGGTTATGAAGGAGGAAATAAAAACCCTAGCGCCGTCACCAAGGTCCTAGGCGCAATCCTCAACCCAGCAGATTTATTAAGGAACTTATTCGGAAAAAGGCCTAATCAAATGCGAAAACTTAGGCAGATGAAGGAAGATGACCAAATACGTGATTTGCTAGCGTCCAAATTCGATAGGGAAACATTGATGGAGCTTTTGCAATTGGACAAAATGGATATTCAGGATATACTCAATAACTGTAATTATTCACAATCCTTTATTACTACGGCGAACGACCTACAAATCCTGGATGCCATAAGTAGTTGCTACGAAGAATTCAAGGTCTTAAATAGAAAAAAATAA